In the genome of Microbacterium saperdae, one region contains:
- a CDS encoding metal-dependent transcriptional regulator codes for MTDLIDTTEMYLRTILELEEENIVPLRARISERLGHSGPTVSQTVGRMERDGLVVVSEDRTLELTDSGRRKAVNVMRKHRLAERLLSDVIGLDWAFVHEEACRWEHVMSEQVERRLVELLGHPTESPYGNPIPGLDQLGDLPARTFDEGVIGLVQKLNAAGEPIDGTVRRLAEPAQVDPELLEQLRDAGVVPGAHGDFRFSEGYVLIQMDGKEDGLELPVELASHIFLVGDPA; via the coding sequence ATGACGGATCTGATCGACACCACGGAGATGTACCTCCGCACCATCCTCGAGCTCGAGGAGGAGAACATCGTGCCGCTGCGTGCGCGCATCTCCGAGCGCCTCGGTCACTCGGGCCCGACCGTCTCGCAGACCGTCGGCCGCATGGAACGCGACGGGCTCGTCGTCGTCTCCGAGGACCGCACGCTCGAACTCACGGACTCCGGGCGCCGCAAGGCGGTCAACGTCATGCGCAAGCATCGTCTCGCGGAGCGTCTGCTGTCCGACGTGATCGGACTCGATTGGGCGTTCGTGCACGAAGAGGCCTGCCGCTGGGAGCACGTCATGAGCGAGCAGGTCGAGCGCCGGCTCGTCGAGCTCCTCGGCCACCCCACGGAATCGCCGTACGGCAACCCGATCCCCGGCCTCGACCAGCTCGGCGATCTGCCGGCCCGCACCTTCGACGAGGGCGTGATCGGTCTGGTCCAGAAACTGAATGCCGCCGGCGAGCCGATCGACGGCACCGTGCGTCGTCTGGCCGAGCCCGCGCAGGTCGACCCCGAGCTCCTCGAGCAGTTGCGTGATGCGGGTGTCGTTCCCGGTGCGCACGGCGACTTCCGCTTCAGCGAGGGCTATGTCCTCATCCAGATGGACGGCAAGGAAGACGGGCTGGAACTGCCTGTCGAGCTCGCATCCCACATCTTCCTCGTGGGCGATCCGGCCTGA
- a CDS encoding M23 family metallopeptidase, with product MKPLRSVAIFGAVGALVAGIALPAYAATKPAEAATTVQQLAAVDAQSLVVASQATAAPLARGTFTATTPEEIAKKKAEEAAAARAAAAAKSSAAASNFSTAGYALVSPGSGEVRYPLPGGSYSQGRTIGGGHNGADMLAPAMTPIYAAAAGVVRASAESIGGYGVCVMIDSVVGGQRVQTTYGHMTYGTRQVQAGQTVAAGQLIGFVGSTGRSTANHLHFEVWINGGLVEPYSWLAANAG from the coding sequence GTGAAGCCGCTCCGTTCTGTCGCCATCTTCGGCGCTGTCGGTGCACTCGTCGCCGGCATCGCTCTGCCCGCCTACGCCGCCACCAAGCCGGCTGAGGCCGCCACCACCGTGCAGCAGCTCGCCGCGGTCGATGCGCAGTCCCTCGTCGTCGCCTCGCAGGCCACCGCCGCACCTCTCGCCCGTGGAACGTTCACCGCGACGACGCCGGAGGAGATCGCGAAGAAGAAGGCTGAGGAAGCAGCTGCCGCTCGGGCCGCTGCAGCTGCGAAGTCCTCCGCTGCGGCATCGAACTTCAGCACCGCGGGCTATGCGCTCGTCTCTCCCGGTTCCGGTGAGGTGCGCTACCCGCTCCCCGGCGGCTCCTACAGCCAGGGCCGTACCATCGGCGGCGGACACAACGGCGCCGACATGCTCGCGCCGGCGATGACCCCGATCTACGCGGCGGCTGCGGGCGTCGTCCGTGCCTCTGCGGAGAGCATCGGAGGCTACGGCGTGTGCGTCATGATCGACAGTGTCGTGGGCGGTCAGCGCGTCCAGACCACCTACGGTCACATGACCTACGGCACGCGTCAGGTGCAGGCGGGGCAGACCGTCGCCGCCGGGCAGCTGATCGGTTTCGTCGGCAGCACCGGCCGTTCCACCGCGAACCACCTCCACTTCGAGGTCTGGATCAACGGCGGTCTCGTCGAGCCTTACTCCTGGCTCGCTGCCAACGCCGGCTGA
- a CDS encoding HNH endonuclease, which yields MRTLVLNAGYEPLAIVSFKRALVLVMNDKATVIERVEDDPVWGSHGVYDRPAVIILARYVRVPNSRRVPVTRRGVLRRDNHRCGYCGKAASTIDHVLPRSRGGADSWENLVACCLRCNNVKSDRTPQEMRWELRFTPRPPHGTAWTVRGTERSDPRWEPYLELAA from the coding sequence ATGCGCACACTAGTCCTGAATGCCGGATACGAGCCGCTTGCGATCGTGTCGTTCAAGAGAGCCCTCGTGCTCGTGATGAACGACAAAGCGACGGTGATAGAGCGCGTGGAGGACGACCCCGTCTGGGGGAGCCACGGAGTCTACGACCGGCCGGCGGTCATCATCCTGGCCCGATACGTGCGCGTGCCGAACAGCAGACGGGTTCCGGTGACGCGGCGCGGTGTTCTCCGACGAGACAACCATCGCTGCGGATACTGCGGCAAGGCCGCGTCGACGATCGACCACGTGCTGCCGCGTTCCCGCGGCGGGGCGGATTCCTGGGAGAACCTGGTGGCGTGCTGCCTGCGCTGCAACAACGTGAAGAGCGATCGGACTCCGCAGGAGATGCGGTGGGAGCTGCGGTTCACGCCGCGGCCGCCGCACGGCACCGCCTGGACCGTGCGCGGTACCGAGCGCAGCGACCCGCGGTGGGAGCCGTATCTGGAGTTGGCGGCGTAA
- a CDS encoding 2-isopropylmalate synthase encodes MNTATSTPSPFRTLSTPHGPVPADAPAWNRQRSSQMPSHRYAAVRDRVDVPLTERTWPTRELTVAPLWVPVDLRDGNQALAEPMDPARKRRFFELMLAMGYKEIEVGYPSASQTDFDFVRLIAESALAPDDVTIVVFTAARRDLIERTVDSVRGIRNPVVIHVYTATAPTWRDLVLGRDRAELKDLILSAGRDVLELTADLPNVRFQFSPEVFNLTEPDYVLDLCDSITTLWDATAARPVILNLPATVEIATPNVYADQIEYMHRNLARRDGVILSVHSHNDRGTGIACAELAVLAGAQRVEGCIFGNGERTGNVDIATLALNLHAQGVDPMIDFSDIDEIRRTVEYCNRIEVHPRHPYVGDLVHTAFSGTHQDAIRKGLAAHRAQALATGIDAEKLDWRVPYLPIDPADIGRGYDAVIRVNSQSGKGGIAHLLETAFGVELPRRLQIDFARHVQQQADASGDELSAQALWELFATHYLTETSGQVSLTDYRVDRASTEVRLRARGADSASVHTGIGPVEALTQALLAAGIRVEILSLHQTSAEAGNASDAITLLEYRDETGVRWTAGRAGSVIDASFDAVIRAADLVIGAGHSAASHAVA; translated from the coding sequence ATGAACACCGCGACATCCACTCCGTCGCCCTTCCGCACCCTGTCCACGCCGCACGGCCCCGTGCCTGCCGACGCACCCGCGTGGAACCGCCAGCGCTCATCGCAGATGCCCTCGCACCGCTATGCCGCCGTGCGTGATCGCGTCGACGTTCCGCTCACCGAGCGCACCTGGCCCACGCGCGAGCTCACCGTCGCCCCGCTGTGGGTGCCGGTGGACCTCCGCGACGGCAATCAGGCTCTCGCCGAGCCGATGGACCCCGCGCGCAAGCGACGCTTCTTCGAGCTGATGCTCGCGATGGGCTACAAGGAGATCGAGGTGGGGTACCCCTCGGCCTCGCAGACCGACTTCGACTTCGTGCGTCTGATCGCCGAGTCCGCTCTCGCCCCCGACGACGTCACGATCGTCGTGTTCACGGCCGCCCGCCGAGACCTGATCGAACGGACGGTCGACTCTGTCCGCGGCATCCGCAACCCCGTGGTGATCCACGTCTACACGGCCACGGCGCCGACGTGGCGCGACCTGGTGCTCGGGCGCGACCGCGCCGAGCTCAAGGACCTCATCCTGTCGGCGGGGCGCGACGTGCTCGAGCTCACCGCAGATCTCCCGAACGTGCGGTTCCAGTTCTCCCCCGAGGTGTTCAACCTGACCGAGCCCGACTATGTGCTCGACCTCTGCGACAGCATCACGACCCTGTGGGATGCCACGGCCGCACGTCCCGTCATCCTGAACCTGCCGGCGACCGTCGAGATCGCCACCCCGAACGTGTATGCCGATCAGATCGAGTACATGCACCGGAACCTCGCGCGGCGCGACGGTGTGATCCTCTCGGTGCACTCGCACAACGACCGCGGCACCGGGATCGCATGCGCCGAACTCGCCGTGCTCGCGGGCGCACAGCGCGTCGAGGGCTGCATCTTCGGCAACGGAGAGCGCACGGGCAACGTCGACATCGCGACACTCGCCCTGAACCTGCATGCGCAGGGTGTCGATCCGATGATCGACTTCTCCGACATCGACGAGATCCGCCGCACGGTCGAGTACTGCAACCGGATCGAGGTGCACCCCCGACACCCCTACGTCGGCGACCTGGTGCACACCGCCTTCAGCGGGACGCATCAGGATGCGATCCGCAAGGGGCTCGCCGCACATCGGGCGCAGGCTCTGGCCACCGGGATCGACGCGGAGAAGCTGGACTGGCGCGTCCCGTACCTGCCGATCGACCCTGCCGACATCGGGCGGGGCTACGACGCCGTGATCCGGGTGAACTCGCAGTCCGGGAAGGGTGGGATCGCCCACCTGCTGGAGACCGCGTTCGGTGTCGAGCTCCCCCGGCGTCTGCAGATCGACTTCGCGCGGCACGTGCAGCAGCAGGCCGATGCGAGCGGAGACGAGCTCTCGGCACAGGCCCTGTGGGAGCTGTTCGCCACGCACTACCTCACCGAGACCTCCGGCCAGGTCTCTCTCACCGACTATCGCGTCGACCGGGCATCCACCGAGGTGCGGCTGCGTGCGCGCGGAGCGGACTCCGCCTCGGTGCATACGGGGATCGGGCCGGTGGAAGCCCTCACCCAGGCGTTGCTGGCGGCCGGCATCCGTGTCGAGATCCTCTCGCTGCATCAGACCAGCGCGGAAGCCGGCAATGCCAGCGATGCGATCACCCTGCTCGAGTACCGGGACGAGACCGGTGTGCGCTGGACCGCTGGTCGCGCCGGGTCCGTGATCGACGCGAGCTTCGACGCGGTGATCCGGGCCGCCGACCTCGTGATCGGCGCCGGGCACTCCGCTGCGAGCCACGCCGTCGCTTAG
- a CDS encoding FadR/GntR family transcriptional regulator — translation MVQIQRTPLADQAAEILLERVRAGEWTLGQKLPGETTLAPQLGVGRSTVREAIRQLAGRGVLTTRQGSGVFVAALDVPEDWDAVLRRADIVSVIEARIAIESEAAALAAERRTAVDVRAIRRALDARATTGPGIENHVDADTAFHRTIVAASHNSILLDLFDALTPRLRQAMIEMLRIRTDHGGPEDHDRHVRLAQTVIDREPELAAAESRDHLGALKKALA, via the coding sequence ATGGTGCAGATCCAACGAACTCCGCTCGCCGACCAGGCCGCCGAGATCCTCCTCGAACGCGTGCGTGCGGGGGAGTGGACGCTCGGACAGAAGCTCCCTGGGGAGACGACGTTGGCCCCGCAGCTCGGCGTGGGACGGTCCACGGTGCGCGAGGCCATCCGGCAGCTCGCCGGCCGCGGTGTGCTGACCACTCGTCAGGGGTCCGGGGTGTTCGTGGCTGCGCTCGACGTTCCCGAAGACTGGGACGCGGTGCTCCGGCGTGCCGATATCGTGAGCGTGATCGAGGCCAGGATCGCGATCGAGTCCGAGGCGGCAGCACTCGCGGCGGAGCGTCGCACGGCCGTCGATGTGCGCGCGATCCGTCGAGCCCTCGACGCGCGCGCCACGACCGGACCCGGGATCGAGAACCACGTCGACGCCGATACGGCATTCCACCGCACGATCGTCGCCGCGTCGCACAACAGCATCCTGCTCGATCTGTTCGATGCCCTGACTCCACGACTGCGACAGGCGATGATCGAGATGCTCCGCATCCGCACGGATCACGGAGGCCCTGAGGACCATGACAGACACGTGCGTCTGGCGCAGACGGTGATCGACCGCGAGCCGGAGCTGGCCGCCGCGGAGAGCCGTGACCACCTCGGCGCGCTCAAGAAGGCCCTGGCATGA
- a CDS encoding ABC transporter ATP-binding protein has product MNRDVLRLDAVTFRRSGTEILHGIDLTVRRGEHWALLGPNGAGKSTILGFCGAQTHPTSGTVEVLGHRLGRVDMQELRRHIGHVNPRHPLRSDLSPLEVALTGVTGTVERAMRWQPTDEQQENARRLIALVGLGEAEAARWPTMSQGERGRALIARALVASPALLLLDEPTTGLDVAAREQLLETIDDLSRADPELASVLVTHHLEELPETTTHALVIAGGRVLAAGPVGDTITSEVISTAFRHPIEVAYHDGRWSARAIRRALV; this is encoded by the coding sequence ATGAACCGAGACGTCCTGCGGCTCGATGCCGTCACCTTCCGCCGCAGCGGCACCGAGATCCTGCACGGCATCGACCTCACGGTACGCCGGGGTGAACACTGGGCTCTGCTCGGGCCCAACGGTGCGGGCAAGAGCACGATCCTCGGCTTCTGCGGCGCGCAGACGCATCCGACCTCCGGCACCGTCGAGGTCCTCGGCCATCGGCTGGGGCGCGTGGACATGCAGGAGCTCCGCCGACACATCGGGCACGTGAACCCGCGGCATCCGCTCCGCTCCGACCTCTCACCGCTCGAGGTCGCTCTCACCGGTGTCACCGGAACGGTCGAACGTGCGATGCGGTGGCAGCCCACCGACGAGCAGCAGGAGAACGCTCGACGTCTGATCGCATTGGTCGGGCTCGGCGAGGCGGAGGCCGCGCGGTGGCCGACCATGTCCCAGGGCGAGCGAGGGCGCGCACTGATAGCTCGCGCGCTCGTCGCGTCTCCCGCTCTGCTCCTGCTCGACGAACCGACCACGGGGCTCGACGTCGCGGCGCGCGAGCAGCTGCTCGAGACCATCGACGATCTCTCGCGCGCCGACCCCGAGCTCGCCTCCGTGCTGGTGACGCACCACCTCGAGGAGCTCCCCGAGACGACCACGCACGCCCTGGTCATCGCGGGCGGACGGGTGCTCGCGGCGGGACCGGTCGGCGACACGATCACCTCAGAGGTGATCAGCACCGCCTTCCGGCACCCTATCGAGGTGGCGTATCACGACGGCCGGTGGAGCGCGCGTGCGATCAGACGCGCGCTCGTCTGA